A genome region from Tursiops truncatus isolate mTurTru1 chromosome 15, mTurTru1.mat.Y, whole genome shotgun sequence includes the following:
- the C15H16orf89 gene encoding UPF0764 protein C16orf89 homolog — translation MHTRSSPSEVRDSTQYSNSDKAGKQMYFHTCFWKLPHIWTRTKASMVYSTFEQQDSFSEEHSDLCLVQLLGTGTNSSQPCRLSDFCKTLMTRPGCSGYCLSHQLLFFLSARMTECTKGLFRQSQRYMNLFCANMMDLNRRAEAIGYAYPTRDLFMENIMFCGISGFSKFYKLRWLEAILSWQKPQKGCFGKPAAEDEELPKAIQYQQHLLRRVKRQEKQFTDGCSSHNTAMAVAALGGFIYVLAELPPADGELRPPTPTPPSSH, via the exons ATGCATACACGTAGTAGTCCCAGTGAAGTTCGGGACAGCACCCAGTACTCCAACAGTGACAAAGCAGGGAAACAGATGTACTTTCACA CCTGCTTTTGGAAGCTCCCGCACATCTGGACCCGCACCAAGGCCTCCATGGTCTACTCCACGTTTGAGCAGCAGGACTCCTTCTCAGAGGAGCACAGTGACCTGTGCCTGGTGCAGCTGCTGGGAACCGG GACAAACAGCAGCCAGCCCTGCAGGCTCTCCGATTTCTGCAAGACCCTCATGACCAGGCCCGGCTGCTCTGGCTACTGTCTGTCTCACCAGCTGCTCTTCTTCCTCTCGGCCAGAATG ACGGAATGCACGAAGGGGCTGTTCCGCCAGAGCCAGCGCTACATGAACCTCTTCTGTGCCAACATGATGGACCTGAACCGGAGAGCTGAGGCCATCGGATACGCCTACCCCACCCGGGACCTCTTCATGGAAAACA TCATGTTCTGTGGAATCAGTGGCTTCTCCAAATTCTATAAACTCCGGTGGCTGGAGGCCATTCTCAGCTGGCAGAAGCCACAGAAAGGATGCTTTGGGAAGCCAG CTGCTGAAGATGAAGAATTACCCAAAGCCATTCAGTACCAACAGCATCTTTTGAGAAGagtgaagaggcaagaaaaacaatttaCAG ATGGCTGCTCTTCCCACAACACGGCCATGGCTGTCGCGGCCCTGGGCGGCTTCATCTACGTCCTGGCGGAACTCCCGCCAGCAGACGGAGAGCTGCGGCCGCCCACACCGACACCACCCAGCAGCCACTGA
- the NAGPA gene encoding N-acetylglucosamine-1-phosphodiester alpha-N-acetylglucosaminidase isoform X1, whose translation MAASMGRCLLFFISLRGFLGEASGDLGSGRASRDDDLLLPYSRTRARSARDCTRVRAGSREHERWPPSPSNPGVRGPNVRIFVSHFADRAVAGHLTRAAEPLRTFSVLEPGGPGGCASRRRATVEETARAAGCSVAQNGGFFRMDTGECLGNVVSDGRRVSSAGGLQNAQFGIRRDGTLVTGYLSEEEVLDTENPFVQLLSGVVWLIRNGSIYINESQAAECDETQETGSFSKFVNVMSARTAVGHDREGQLVLFHVDGQTEQRGINLWEMAEFLLKQNVVNAINLDGGGSATFVLNGTLASYPSDHCQDNMWRCPRHVSTVVCVHEPRCQPSDCNGHGTCVEGRCQCTGRFWRGAACSELDCGPANCSQHGLCTETGCRCEAGWTGSNCSEACTSGSFGEDCAKKCQCHNGATCDPVRGTCACPPGFTGDICMQECPLGWYGPDCQSPCKCEHQCPCDPQTGNCSLTWSRTLNSILSRVKQCLPLPEDTLRAGELSLFTRTTWLAITLALVFLLLISTVANVSLFLGSRAARSRHLDGAYVYHPLQEMNGELLAAEKEQPGDTCNPFKD comes from the exons ATGGCGGCCTCCATGGGTCGCTGCCTTCTCTTCTTCATTTCACTGCGCGGCTTCCTCGGTGAGGCGTCCGGCGACCTCGGCTCGGG CAGGGCCTCCCGCGACGATGACTTGCTGCTGCCTTACTCCCGCACGCGGGCGCGCTCTGCCCGGGACTGCACAAGGGTGCGCGCCGGCAGCCGCGAGCACGAGAGGTGGCCGCCGTCCCCCTCAAACCCCGGTGTCCGCGGCCCCAACGTACGCATCTTCGTCTCGCACTTCGCAGACCGCGCGGTGGCCGGCCACCTGACGCGGGCCGCCGAGCCCCTGCGCACCTTCTCGGTGCTGGAGCCCGGCGGGCCCGGCGGCTGCGCTTCAAGGCGCCGCGCCACCGTGGAGGAGACGGCGCGGGCGGCCGGCTGCAGCGTCGCCCAGAATGGCGGCTTCTTCCGCATGGATACGGGCGAGTGCCTGGGGAACGTTGTGAGCGACGGGCGGCGGGTGAGCAGCGCCGGGGGGCTGCAGAACGCGCAGTTCGGGATCCGCCGCGACGGGACCCTGGTCACCGG GTACCTGTCTGAAGAGGAGGTGCTGGACACTGAGAATCCGTTTGTGCAGCTGCTGAGTGGGGTCGTGTGGCTGATTCGCAACGGAAGCATCTACATAAACGAGAGTCAGGCTGCTGAGTGCGATGAGACACAGGAGACAG GTTCCTTCAGCAAATTTGTGAACGTGATGTCAGCCAGGACAGCCGTGGGCCACGACCGGGAGGGGCAGCTGGTGCTCTTCCACGTGGACGGGCAGACGGAGCAGCGGGG CATTAACCTGTGGGAGATGGCGGAGTTCCTGCTGAAACAGAATGTGGTAAATGCCATCAACCTGGACGGAGGGGGCTCTGCCACCTTCGTGCTCAACGGGACCTTGGCCAGTTACCCATCCGATCACTG CCAGGACAACATGTGGCGCTGTCCTCGCCACGTGTCCACTGTGGTGTGTGTGCACGAGCCCCGCTGCCAGCCGTCTGACTGCAACGGCCACGGGACTTGCGTGGAGGGGCGCTGCCAGTGTACGGGGCGCTTCTGGCGGGGCGCCGCCTGCAGCGAGCTGGACTGTGGCCCCGCCAACTGCAGCCAGCATGGGCTCTGCACGGAGA CCGGCTGCCGCTGCGAAGCTGGATGGACAGGGTCCAACTGCAGTGAAG CGTGCACCAGCGGCTCCTTTGGGGAGGACTGTGCCAAGAAGTGTCAGTGTCATAATGGAGCCACCTGTGACCCAGTTCGGGGGACCTGCGCCTGTCCCCCTGGCTTCACTGGAGACATCTGTATGCAGG AGTGTCCCCTCGGCTGGTACGGGCCAGACTGCCAGAGCCCTTGCAAGTGTGAGCACCAGTGTCCCTGCGACCCCCAGACCGGCAACTGCAGCCTCACCTGGTCACGCACCTTGAATAGCATCCTCTCCCGAG TGAAGCAGTGTCTCCCGCTACCCGAGGACACCCTGCGGGCAGGAGAACTCTCCCTTTTCACCAG GACCACCTGGCTGGCCATCACCTTGGCCCTGGTTTTCCTTCTGCTGATCAGCACGGTGGCAAACGTGTCCTTGTTCCTCGGGTCAAGGGCAGCGAGGAGCCGGCACCTGGATGGGGCCTACGTCTACCACCCACTGCAGGAGATGAACGGAGAGCTCCTGGCTGCTGAGAAGGAGCAACCGGGTGACACCTGTAACCCCTTCAAGGACTGA
- the NAGPA gene encoding N-acetylglucosamine-1-phosphodiester alpha-N-acetylglucosaminidase isoform X2, producing the protein MAASMGRCLLFFISLRGFLGEASGDLGSGASRDDDLLLPYSRTRARSARDCTRVRAGSREHERWPPSPSNPGVRGPNVRIFVSHFADRAVAGHLTRAAEPLRTFSVLEPGGPGGCASRRRATVEETARAAGCSVAQNGGFFRMDTGECLGNVVSDGRRVSSAGGLQNAQFGIRRDGTLVTGYLSEEEVLDTENPFVQLLSGVVWLIRNGSIYINESQAAECDETQETGSFSKFVNVMSARTAVGHDREGQLVLFHVDGQTEQRGINLWEMAEFLLKQNVVNAINLDGGGSATFVLNGTLASYPSDHCQDNMWRCPRHVSTVVCVHEPRCQPSDCNGHGTCVEGRCQCTGRFWRGAACSELDCGPANCSQHGLCTETGCRCEAGWTGSNCSEACTSGSFGEDCAKKCQCHNGATCDPVRGTCACPPGFTGDICMQECPLGWYGPDCQSPCKCEHQCPCDPQTGNCSLTWSRTLNSILSRVKQCLPLPEDTLRAGELSLFTRTTWLAITLALVFLLLISTVANVSLFLGSRAARSRHLDGAYVYHPLQEMNGELLAAEKEQPGDTCNPFKD; encoded by the exons ATGGCGGCCTCCATGGGTCGCTGCCTTCTCTTCTTCATTTCACTGCGCGGCTTCCTCGGTGAGGCGTCCGGCGACCTCGGCTCGGG GGCCTCCCGCGACGATGACTTGCTGCTGCCTTACTCCCGCACGCGGGCGCGCTCTGCCCGGGACTGCACAAGGGTGCGCGCCGGCAGCCGCGAGCACGAGAGGTGGCCGCCGTCCCCCTCAAACCCCGGTGTCCGCGGCCCCAACGTACGCATCTTCGTCTCGCACTTCGCAGACCGCGCGGTGGCCGGCCACCTGACGCGGGCCGCCGAGCCCCTGCGCACCTTCTCGGTGCTGGAGCCCGGCGGGCCCGGCGGCTGCGCTTCAAGGCGCCGCGCCACCGTGGAGGAGACGGCGCGGGCGGCCGGCTGCAGCGTCGCCCAGAATGGCGGCTTCTTCCGCATGGATACGGGCGAGTGCCTGGGGAACGTTGTGAGCGACGGGCGGCGGGTGAGCAGCGCCGGGGGGCTGCAGAACGCGCAGTTCGGGATCCGCCGCGACGGGACCCTGGTCACCGG GTACCTGTCTGAAGAGGAGGTGCTGGACACTGAGAATCCGTTTGTGCAGCTGCTGAGTGGGGTCGTGTGGCTGATTCGCAACGGAAGCATCTACATAAACGAGAGTCAGGCTGCTGAGTGCGATGAGACACAGGAGACAG GTTCCTTCAGCAAATTTGTGAACGTGATGTCAGCCAGGACAGCCGTGGGCCACGACCGGGAGGGGCAGCTGGTGCTCTTCCACGTGGACGGGCAGACGGAGCAGCGGGG CATTAACCTGTGGGAGATGGCGGAGTTCCTGCTGAAACAGAATGTGGTAAATGCCATCAACCTGGACGGAGGGGGCTCTGCCACCTTCGTGCTCAACGGGACCTTGGCCAGTTACCCATCCGATCACTG CCAGGACAACATGTGGCGCTGTCCTCGCCACGTGTCCACTGTGGTGTGTGTGCACGAGCCCCGCTGCCAGCCGTCTGACTGCAACGGCCACGGGACTTGCGTGGAGGGGCGCTGCCAGTGTACGGGGCGCTTCTGGCGGGGCGCCGCCTGCAGCGAGCTGGACTGTGGCCCCGCCAACTGCAGCCAGCATGGGCTCTGCACGGAGA CCGGCTGCCGCTGCGAAGCTGGATGGACAGGGTCCAACTGCAGTGAAG CGTGCACCAGCGGCTCCTTTGGGGAGGACTGTGCCAAGAAGTGTCAGTGTCATAATGGAGCCACCTGTGACCCAGTTCGGGGGACCTGCGCCTGTCCCCCTGGCTTCACTGGAGACATCTGTATGCAGG AGTGTCCCCTCGGCTGGTACGGGCCAGACTGCCAGAGCCCTTGCAAGTGTGAGCACCAGTGTCCCTGCGACCCCCAGACCGGCAACTGCAGCCTCACCTGGTCACGCACCTTGAATAGCATCCTCTCCCGAG TGAAGCAGTGTCTCCCGCTACCCGAGGACACCCTGCGGGCAGGAGAACTCTCCCTTTTCACCAG GACCACCTGGCTGGCCATCACCTTGGCCCTGGTTTTCCTTCTGCTGATCAGCACGGTGGCAAACGTGTCCTTGTTCCTCGGGTCAAGGGCAGCGAGGAGCCGGCACCTGGATGGGGCCTACGTCTACCACCCACTGCAGGAGATGAACGGAGAGCTCCTGGCTGCTGAGAAGGAGCAACCGGGTGACACCTGTAACCCCTTCAAGGACTGA
- the NAGPA gene encoding N-acetylglucosamine-1-phosphodiester alpha-N-acetylglucosaminidase isoform X3, which translates to MAASMGRCLLFFISLRGFLGEASGDLGSGRASRDDDLLLPYSRTRARSARDCTRVRAGSREHERWPPSPSNPGVRGPNVRIFVSHFADRAVAGHLTRAAEPLRTFSVLEPGGPGGCASRRRATVEETARAAGCSVAQNGGFFRMDTGECLGNVVSDGRRVSSAGGLQNAQFGIRRDGTLVTGYLSEEEVLDTENPFVQLLSGVVWLIRNGSIYINESQAAECDETQETGSFSKFVNVMSARTAVGHDREGQLVLFHVDGQTEQRGINLWEMAEFLLKQNVVNAINLDGGGSATFVLNGTLASYPSDHCQDNMWRCPRHVSTVVCVHEPRCQPSDCNGHGTCVEGRCQCTGRFWRGAACSELDCGPANCSQHGLCTETGCRCEAGWTGSNCSEACTSGSFGEDCAKKCQCHNGATCDPVRGTCACPPGFTGDICMQECPLGWYGPDCQSPCKCEHQCPCDPQTGNCSLTWSRTLNSILSRVKQCLPLPEDTLRAGELSLFTRAARSRHLDGAYVYHPLQEMNGELLAAEKEQPGDTCNPFKD; encoded by the exons ATGGCGGCCTCCATGGGTCGCTGCCTTCTCTTCTTCATTTCACTGCGCGGCTTCCTCGGTGAGGCGTCCGGCGACCTCGGCTCGGG CAGGGCCTCCCGCGACGATGACTTGCTGCTGCCTTACTCCCGCACGCGGGCGCGCTCTGCCCGGGACTGCACAAGGGTGCGCGCCGGCAGCCGCGAGCACGAGAGGTGGCCGCCGTCCCCCTCAAACCCCGGTGTCCGCGGCCCCAACGTACGCATCTTCGTCTCGCACTTCGCAGACCGCGCGGTGGCCGGCCACCTGACGCGGGCCGCCGAGCCCCTGCGCACCTTCTCGGTGCTGGAGCCCGGCGGGCCCGGCGGCTGCGCTTCAAGGCGCCGCGCCACCGTGGAGGAGACGGCGCGGGCGGCCGGCTGCAGCGTCGCCCAGAATGGCGGCTTCTTCCGCATGGATACGGGCGAGTGCCTGGGGAACGTTGTGAGCGACGGGCGGCGGGTGAGCAGCGCCGGGGGGCTGCAGAACGCGCAGTTCGGGATCCGCCGCGACGGGACCCTGGTCACCGG GTACCTGTCTGAAGAGGAGGTGCTGGACACTGAGAATCCGTTTGTGCAGCTGCTGAGTGGGGTCGTGTGGCTGATTCGCAACGGAAGCATCTACATAAACGAGAGTCAGGCTGCTGAGTGCGATGAGACACAGGAGACAG GTTCCTTCAGCAAATTTGTGAACGTGATGTCAGCCAGGACAGCCGTGGGCCACGACCGGGAGGGGCAGCTGGTGCTCTTCCACGTGGACGGGCAGACGGAGCAGCGGGG CATTAACCTGTGGGAGATGGCGGAGTTCCTGCTGAAACAGAATGTGGTAAATGCCATCAACCTGGACGGAGGGGGCTCTGCCACCTTCGTGCTCAACGGGACCTTGGCCAGTTACCCATCCGATCACTG CCAGGACAACATGTGGCGCTGTCCTCGCCACGTGTCCACTGTGGTGTGTGTGCACGAGCCCCGCTGCCAGCCGTCTGACTGCAACGGCCACGGGACTTGCGTGGAGGGGCGCTGCCAGTGTACGGGGCGCTTCTGGCGGGGCGCCGCCTGCAGCGAGCTGGACTGTGGCCCCGCCAACTGCAGCCAGCATGGGCTCTGCACGGAGA CCGGCTGCCGCTGCGAAGCTGGATGGACAGGGTCCAACTGCAGTGAAG CGTGCACCAGCGGCTCCTTTGGGGAGGACTGTGCCAAGAAGTGTCAGTGTCATAATGGAGCCACCTGTGACCCAGTTCGGGGGACCTGCGCCTGTCCCCCTGGCTTCACTGGAGACATCTGTATGCAGG AGTGTCCCCTCGGCTGGTACGGGCCAGACTGCCAGAGCCCTTGCAAGTGTGAGCACCAGTGTCCCTGCGACCCCCAGACCGGCAACTGCAGCCTCACCTGGTCACGCACCTTGAATAGCATCCTCTCCCGAG TGAAGCAGTGTCTCCCGCTACCCGAGGACACCCTGCGGGCAGGAGAACTCTCCCTTTTCACCAG GGCAGCGAGGAGCCGGCACCTGGATGGGGCCTACGTCTACCACCCACTGCAGGAGATGAACGGAGAGCTCCTGGCTGCTGAGAAGGAGCAACCGGGTGACACCTGTAACCCCTTCAAGGACTGA